The DNA region AAGGATACGCACCGCCCACGCCGACTCCGATGCCTTCCTGATCATCGGATCCGGGAAAGGGTGGATGTGCACTGCCGGCGGATGAGATGTCCGTCGGCTTTTTGGTGGGTGACGGTTGCGCAAAAAAAAAGAGGGCGGGGATGCCCTCTGCGATTGAGCACGAAGCCCTGTTCATTTTTCGGTTCTTGCGGAAATTTTCCCGACTGCATAAGAGTCTGTCCACGGATCGCGGATATCAATATAGTACTTGGCAGGAAGCATATTGGTAAAGGTAATCGTACGTGAAGAGCCAAAGGTTTTGAATGATGTACAGTTCCCCGAAGAGGCGCTGCAAAGACGGGCGGTCAGAGAGGCCGGAGACCATGGCTTCGGAATGTCGGTTGCCTTGTAAATCCTCATCAAATTTTGGTCAATGGTCAAACGAACCGTTCTATATGTGGAGTCCACCGTGATATTTCCATCCCATTTGCCATCTTCCGTAGTAAAGGAGGCAGGTCCATAAAAATCTTGAGCCGCATACGACTTTTCCGCCGGAGCCACCAACATTCCCGCCAGCGCCACGACCAGACCCGTCATGAGCACAAGAACACGCTTCATGAGGTGACCTCCTTCATCCATGCTAATTCATTGGTTTCCATATATTAAAATAACTCAATATTATCTGAAATGCAACCATTATTTTGAATATGAGTCAATTTCCGTTCGAGAAGACGAAAAAGCGGGTTCCGGTTGACGAAACCCGCTTTTTGCGCACGGATTTTGAAGAGGTCTGATGAAAGGCAGGTTCAATCACCGTTTTTTCATGGATTCCAGCTTTTCCACGTTTTCGATGATCCGGGCAAACAGCGGAGAATCCGGCTGCACTCCGGTCACTTGGCGGATGGTTTTGTACAGCCCTTTTTCCGCCCGGAGGGTGCGGATTCGCATCGCTTCTTCGTCTTCCTCATGGTCGAACAGAAGGGCGGCGGCGATCCCGACGGACAGATGCTCGGGCACCATTCCGTGTTCAAGCAGCTGGACGGCGGGGCCCATCAAACGGTCCCCGGGACCGAGCTTTCGGATGGGAGAACGGCCGATTCGCGTCACTTCGTCCGACAGGTGGGGATTGGCGAACCGGGACATGATTTTTTCCGTATACCGCCGGTGATCTTCGGGATCGATCGCATGTTTGAGAACCAGCAGCCGTCCGGTCTCTTCCAGGGCTTTTTGAGTGGTTTCCCGGACAAACGGGTTCCGGAGCGCCTCATCCATGGTGCGGAACCCGAACAGGTATCCCAGATAGGCGGCCGTGGCGTGCCCGGTGTTGACGGTGTACAATTTTCGCTCGATGTAGGGCGTCAGGTCGGAAACCCAGGTGATCCCCTTGATCTCCGGAATTTCCCCCCGGATGCCGGACCTGTCCACCACCCACTCATAAAACGGTTCCACAATGACTTTCAACCGGTCTTCGTTGGATTGCAGGGGCACGATGCGGTCCACGGCCGAATCCGGGAAGCCGATACACTTTTTCGCCTTGGCGTGGATCTCCTCATCGAGGTGTTGGAAAATGTACGATTTCAGCATCGTGCTGGCCCCGACGGCATTTTCGCAGGCGATGATGTTGAGCGGACGATCATGCGTGCGAAGCCGTTCCGTCAAAGCTTTGGCCAGGACGGGAGCGATCCGCTCCAGGACGGCCGGCCCGACGGCGGTGGTCACCAGATCGGCATCGATGATTTCCCTGGAGACCGCTTCCGGATCCAGCCCCGATACCGCCCGGACGCCGCGAACGATGAACGTCTCCCGGTGTTCCGCGGCCGTTTCCACGACATATTCCCGTCGGCGGTTGATCTCGTCCACCAGTTCCTGAACCACGTCGATGAAACAGACTTCGCAGCCGGATTGGTTCAGCAACGCTCCGATGAATCCCCGACCGATGTTTCCGGCTCCGAAGTGAACGGCTTTCATGCTTCATCCCCTCCGATGAAGGAGATCAATGCATCGGCGTTGTTGAAGGCCACCATTTTTTTCACGGACTCCTCGTCCGAGCAGAGCAGGGCAAGCCGGGCGAGAATGTTCAGATGATCGTCTCCCTTGGCGGCGATGCCGAACAGCAGGTATGCGGTGTTGCCGTTTCCGAAATCGACCCCGTCCGGAATTTGCACCACGGAAATGCCGGTGGAATGAATGTATGCTTTGGAATCGGCGGTCCCGTGAGGAATGGCCACTCCGTTGCCGATCCAGGTGGACAGTTCTTCCTCGCGCTCGTGCATCTTGGCGACGTATTCTGCGGACACGTGGTCGCTTTTGACCAGCAGTTGGCCGGCCAGTTCGATCGCTTCCCGTTTGTCTTTGACTTTTGCGTTCAGCAGCACTTTCTCTGCGGACAGCATGGTCATGATGATCTCTCCTCTCCGGTGTGGATGTCGGATGTGCAGAATTGATACAGGCGGTTGGCGAAATGTTTCCGAATGCCCGATTCATCCTCCGATTCCAGCACATGGACGGTGTCCGGTTCGATGAGCAGCGAACTGATGTGACTCAACAGTTCGACGACCTCACGGGGGCCGGAAGCCGGGCACACCATCAGGACGATCTTGTCAATGTCCACCCGGCCGTCATCCATGGATCTGACGGAAACGCGATCGTTGAGCCGATGGACGGAGAACGAAGGGTGGAGAACATGATCACTGCGACAGTGGAACAGGCCGAGACGGGCATCGGGAATGCCGAGTCCTCCGAGTTTCTCCCGTTCAAGCAATCGCGTCACCACCGGTTTGCCACTGTCGAGGATGTTCTTCTGTTCCAGCAGGAGACAGGCCTGGCGGAGAATTTCTTCCAGATTTCCGCTTCGGACCGATGATTCCGTCACGAAGAAGCGGTCCATCAAATCCAGCGCATGGCCGAGCAGGGAATGAACCCGTTGCAATTCGTCCAACTCCCGGACGATGCGCGGGCTTTTGTCGATCCGGCAGGGAATCTTGAATGAGCGTTCCTTGGCAATCCGCCGGATCTTTTCCAGATCCTCATCCGTCGGCAACGGGTTCATCAGCAACACTTCATCCGGTTTTCTCGAAGGAATGGGAACGGTGGACACGATGAGGTCGTATTCCCCGGGGTCCATGTCATCGATTTCGAAGACCGATACGTTCCGGAGCACTTCCGCCTCAGGGACGGAGCTTTGAATCCGGCTCGCCAGCAGTTTGGACGACCCCAAGCCGCCGGAACAGACGATCAGGATTCGCAGACGCCGGTTCTTTTTGGCCACTCTTTCCAATGCCGATCCGAAGTGCATGACCAGATACCCGATTTCTTCATCGGGCACGTCCAAATGCGGGAAGACGGAGCGGGCCGCTTCGCGGACCACCCGGAACAGGTTCGGGTAATCTTTTTGGATTCGGGGAAGCAGGGGATTGCGGATTTTCATGTTGCGCTTCATCCGGTGGATCGCCGGTTCCAGGTGGACGACCAGCCCTTCGAGCAGGGAACGGTCGTCCGACAGATCCGCGTCGAGTTTCTTTTCGCAGAGAGTGATCAGTTTCCCGGCGGTCGCCGTCAGTTCCGCCCGGGAGTCTTCCATCGGTTCATACCGGGAGTGTCCAAGCTTGGCTCCCTTCAGGTGCATCGCCACATGGCCGATTTCCTCGGGGGGAACGGGGTGGCCGAAGCGGCCTTCCAACCGCCTGGCCATTTCCCGGGCCAGCCGATACTCCGGGGTACCGGCCAGCTTTTCCAAGTCCTCCGGATCCATTTCGACGGTTTCGCCCTTGGCGATCCGTTCCATGGCCAGGGCCAGGTGAATGACCATACCGATCCGTGCACTGTCGGCGAGTGGTGTGGGGAAAATCCCGTCTGCCGCGCGGAGTTCTTCATCGACCTTGATCAGGGTCTCCCGGGGGATCATCCGGAGCAATCGTTCGGAAGCGGCATCCGGAAGCGGATCCGGAACATCCGGACGGGTGTTTTTCAGGATCGGGATCCAGTGAGATTCGTCCAGATGTTCCGAAATCAGGGAACGGATGGCTTTTCGTTTGGATGACTCCGGTCCGGCGATCTCCACGCCGTAGCCGCGGCGGCGGATCAGAGAAAGGCCCCAAGACCTCAGCCAATCGGTCAATGCGTCCAAATCATGGCTGACGGTGGCCGGCGTCACTTTCAATTCGTGCGCGAGGGCCAATGTTTTGATCGGCTCCGTGGCTTCCAACAGCGTGCACAGAATCCGGATTTTCCGTTCTTCCGCCGTGTACTCGACGGGCTTCAGTTTCGCGAGGGTTTGTTTCAATCGGGTCCGTTGCTCCGACGTTCCGTGAAGAAACAGGCCGGAACCCGCTTTTTTCTCCAGTTTCAGGCCGAACGGTTCCAACCGTTTCTCCAGCCAGGTGAGTTCCCGATGAATCGTGCGGGGGCTGACATGAGTTTCCGCCGCAATGTCCCGGACGGTGACTTCTCGCTTCCGAAGCAGAATTTCGAGGATCTGACGTTGCCTGGAAGAGATGATCACGTCTGTTTCCCCCCATTCCGGGGAATCCGGCGAAAACGTTCACCGGATTCGCGCGAATTACTTGCCGAGACGTCGGACCAGTTCGTCGTACACGGGGCTGTTCAGGAAGTTGTCGACCGACACGTGTTCCGCCCGGGGAGCTTTCGCTTTGGCCCGGTCCGTGAGGGTTTTCTGGGTGATGACCAGATCTGCGTCCTGCGGAATGTCATTGATCGCCGAGTTTGTCACTTCCACGTCGATGCCGGCGTCCTTGAACTTTTTCCACAAGATGGACGCGCCCATCGCGCTGGAGCCCATGCCCGCGTCGCAGGCAAACACCACTTTTTTCACGTCGCGGGCTTCTTCTCGGCTCATCATCTGGTTCACGACGTCACTTCTGTTCCCTTTCAGTTTTTCCATTTGTTCGGCCGCCCGAGACAGGTCGCCTTCTTCGGGATCCCTGCTCATTTTGAGGAATGCCGCCGAAACGAGGAAGGAAATCGCCAAGCTGACCGTCACGCCGGCCAATACGGGAAGGAGTCCTCCTTTGGGGGCCATGGCGGCAACGGCAAAGATGCTGCCGGGGGAGGGCACGGCCACGAGTCCCGCCTGAAGCGTCCGGAAGGTGAACACACCGCTCATGCCGCCGGCCATCACGGCCAGAATCAGGCGGGGTTTCATGAGGATGTACGGGAAATAGATTTCATGAATGCCACCCAAGAAGTGAATGATTGCTGCACCGGGTGCGGACTGTTTGGCCGATCCTTTTCCGAACAGCCAGAAGGCCAGCAGCACGCCCAGCCCCGGACCGGGGTTGGCTTCGAGCAGGAAGAAGACGGATTTTCCGGTCTCCGCCGCTTCTTTCAAACCGAGCGGGCTCAGCACACCGTGGTTGATCGCATTGTTGAGGAACAACACTTTCCCCGGCTCGATGAGCAGACTGGCAAGCGGAAGCAGTCCGGCTTTCACGATCGCCTCCACGCCGGCGGAGAGTGTGTGGGTGAGCGTCGCCACCACCGGGCCGATGGCCACGTATCCGCAGAGAGTGAGAACCGCTCCCACAATGCCTGCCGAGAAGTTGTTCACGAGCATTTCAAATCCGGCGGGAATCTTTCCTCTGAACGGGTCGTCCACCCGTTTCAGCACCCAGCCGGACAGGGGACCCATGATCATGGCTCCCAGAAACATGGGGATATCCGTGCCGACGATGATCCCCATCGTGCCCAGTGCACCGATGACACCGCCACGCACGTCGTAAATCATCTTGCCGCCCGTGTACCCGATCAGAAGAGGCAACAGGTACTGGATGGTCGGTCCGACCAGCTGCGCAAGATGCTCATTGGGAATCCAGCCGGTGGGAATGAACAGGGCGGTGATGAGACCCCATGCAATGAACGCTCCGATGTTGGGCATCACCATCGCGCTCAGGAACCGGCCGAATTTTTGAACGCCTACCTGGAGACGGTTGTTCCGGTCAATGGCCTGGTTGGCTTGACTCATGATGATCTCCTTTCCAAGGGATGAAATGGATCCCGGTGTTGGCTTTATCGTAAAACGCTTTCAACAAATGGTTCAACAAAATGAAAACACAGATTCGTCAAGATGCCTGTTGACAAAATTAAAATGGAATGATTTGATGAGTGGATTTCTCTTTTCGGGAAAACCAAAAGATCCGCCGGCCAAAACACCAGGCGGATCTTTTTCGGTTTCAGTGAACATGCTGCCGGGAGTGGTGGAAATCGGCGGTTTCGATCTGGATCGTGGTGTGATGGATCGAGAAATGTTCTTCGATCTGACGGATCGCCGTTTTCAGGATGTCCTGGTGGGGAGCGTCCTCTCTCACCAACAGATGGCAGGTGAGGGAATCCAGCCCGGAGGTGATCGTCCAGATGTGCAGATCATGCACGTTGATCACGCCGGGGATGGCGGTCAACACTTCTTCCACCTTGTGTTTGTCCACGGTGATCGGCGTTCCTTCCATCAGGATGTGCAGGGAATGGGAGAGAACTCCCCAGGCGCTTCTCAAAATGAGGATGGCCACGATCACGCTGATCACGGGATCGGCCAAATACCAGGAAAAGGCTGACATCAGCAATCCGGCCAGGATGGCTCCGATCGAGCCCAATGCGTCCGACAGGACGTGCAGATAAGCGCTTCGCAGGTTGACGTTGTTTTTGACGTCCCCTTTGCGCATGAGCACCCAGGCGCTGGCCAGATTGGCGAACAAGCCGATCGCGGCGATCAGCATCATGGTTTGACCGTTGATCGCGGGAGGGCTCCAAAAACGCTCCCACGCCTCCAAAACGATCCATCCCGCGGCCACGAAGAGCGTCAGACCGTTGAACAAAGCAGCGAGGATTTCAAACCGGTAGTATCCGAACGTTTTTCGCGGTGACGGAGGACGCTTTGCCAGCCACATCGCGACGAGACTGAGCGCAAGTGAAGCCGCGTCCCCCAGCATGTGACCGGCATCCGACAACAGGGCCAGGCTGTTGGTCAGCAGCCCCCCGACAAATTCCAAAAGCAAAATGGTGACCGTGATGGCCAGGGCGATGGTAAGGCCTGTTCGATTGTCGTGATGATGGTCGTGGCCGTGATGATGATGGTCATGGTGATGACCGTGATGGTGATGATGATGCACGGGACATTCTCCTTCCGTCTCAGTCGTGTTGGACGTGGCGGATGGTTTGGTGGAGCATCCGGATCACGTGCTCGTCATCGCAGGAATAGAGAACGGTCCTGCCTTCGCGGCGTGACTTCACCAGTCTCAGGGAGCGCAACAGAGCCAATTGATGGGAAACGGCGGACTGGGACAGGTCAAGCAGTTCGGCGATATGTCCGACGGAGCATTCCTCTTCGGCGAGGAGATACAAAATCCGAATGCGGGTGGGATCGGACAGGGCCCGGAAGATCAGGACGGTTTGATTCACCGCTTCATCCGTGAGAAAGTCGTGTTCATGCTTGTTCATCAGACTCACCACTTATTTATGTTCATATGAGCATTTGTTCATATATAGAATAGATGAACGTGTATGTTTTGATCAAGGGACATCCGTGATTTTGGGAAAAGAAAAAACCCGCCTTGGCGGGTAAAGGAAGTGGTCCTTTTGATCAAACGCGGCCGGTCGACGGCTCGCCGGAGACGGCGTTCTCCTTTTTCTCTTCGGCAGCGCTTCGTTTTTTGCTGTACAGATAACCGACCGTCAGCAACGCGAACCAGAACGGAGCCACATAGATGGCGATTCGCGTGTCTTTGTCCATGCCGAGCATGACGAAAATCAGCGCCAGGAACAGCAGGACCAGCCAGTTGGTGAACGGAGCTCCGGGCATCTTGTAGGAGACTTCCGGCAGGTTTTTCTCTTTGACGGCTTTCCGGTATTTCATGTGGGCGACGACGATCATCCCCCAGGTCCACAAGCTTCCGACCAAAGCCACGCTGGTCACGTACACGAAAGCCTTCTCCGGCACGAAATAATTCAGCACCACGCCGATCAGGAGAGTCAGGGCCGAGACGGTCAGACCCACGGCCGGAATCTGGCGGCTGTTCAGCTTGGAAAACGCCTTGGGCGCTTGCTTGGACAGAGACAGGGAGTACAGCATGCGGGCGGTGCTGAACACCCCGCTGTTGCAGGAGGACAATGCCGCCGTGGCGACCACGAAGTTGATGATGTCAGCCGCAAACGGAATGCCGATTTTCTCAAACGTGGCCACGAACGGGCTTTGCGTCGGATCCAGTTGGTTCCACGGATAGATCGACATGATGATGAACAGGGAACCCACATAGAAAATCATGATTCGCCAAAGCACCTTGTTGATGGCGGACGGGATCGACTTTTGGGGATTTTGGGCTTCGCCGGCCGTGACTCCCACCAGCTCCACGCCCTGGAAGGCGAATGCCACCATCTGCAGTGAGAGCAGCATGCCGACAAAGCCTTTCGGGAACAACCCGTCATGACTCCAGAGGTTGGACACGCCGGTGGCGGGGATGTTGCCCAGTCCCACGGAGATGATCACCAGTCCGATGGCGATCAAGGCGATGATCGTGACGACCTTGATCAGGGCGAACCAGAACTCGAACTCGCCGAAAAATTTGACGGCCACCAGGTTGATCAGATAGACAAACACGAGTGACATCAGAGCCGGAATCCA from Staphylospora marina includes:
- a CDS encoding BglG family transcription antiterminator, giving the protein MIISSRQRQILEILLRKREVTVRDIAAETHVSPRTIHRELTWLEKRLEPFGLKLEKKAGSGLFLHGTSEQRTRLKQTLAKLKPVEYTAEERKIRILCTLLEATEPIKTLALAHELKVTPATVSHDLDALTDWLRSWGLSLIRRRGYGVEIAGPESSKRKAIRSLISEHLDESHWIPILKNTRPDVPDPLPDAASERLLRMIPRETLIKVDEELRAADGIFPTPLADSARIGMVIHLALAMERIAKGETVEMDPEDLEKLAGTPEYRLAREMARRLEGRFGHPVPPEEIGHVAMHLKGAKLGHSRYEPMEDSRAELTATAGKLITLCEKKLDADLSDDRSLLEGLVVHLEPAIHRMKRNMKIRNPLLPRIQKDYPNLFRVVREAARSVFPHLDVPDEEIGYLVMHFGSALERVAKKNRRLRILIVCSGGLGSSKLLASRIQSSVPEAEVLRNVSVFEIDDMDPGEYDLIVSTVPIPSRKPDEVLLMNPLPTDEDLEKIRRIAKERSFKIPCRIDKSPRIVRELDELQRVHSLLGHALDLMDRFFVTESSVRSGNLEEILRQACLLLEQKNILDSGKPVVTRLLEREKLGGLGIPDARLGLFHCRSDHVLHPSFSVHRLNDRVSVRSMDDGRVDIDKIVLMVCPASGPREVVELLSHISSLLIEPDTVHVLESEDESGIRKHFANRLYQFCTSDIHTGEERSS
- a CDS encoding PTS sugar transporter subunit IIA is translated as MTMLSAEKVLLNAKVKDKREAIELAGQLLVKSDHVSAEYVAKMHEREEELSTWIGNGVAIPHGTADSKAYIHSTGISVVQIPDGVDFGNGNTAYLLFGIAAKGDDHLNILARLALLCSDEESVKKMVAFNNADALISFIGGDEA
- a CDS encoding mannitol-1-phosphate 5-dehydrogenase, translating into MKAVHFGAGNIGRGFIGALLNQSGCEVCFIDVVQELVDEINRRREYVVETAAEHRETFIVRGVRAVSGLDPEAVSREIIDADLVTTAVGPAVLERIAPVLAKALTERLRTHDRPLNIIACENAVGASTMLKSYIFQHLDEEIHAKAKKCIGFPDSAVDRIVPLQSNEDRLKVIVEPFYEWVVDRSGIRGEIPEIKGITWVSDLTPYIERKLYTVNTGHATAAYLGYLFGFRTMDEALRNPFVRETTQKALEETGRLLVLKHAIDPEDHRRYTEKIMSRFANPHLSDEVTRIGRSPIRKLGPGDRLMGPAVQLLEHGMVPEHLSVGIAAALLFDHEEDEEAMRIRTLRAEKGLYKTIRQVTGVQPDSPLFARIIENVEKLESMKKR
- a CDS encoding cation diffusion facilitator family transporter, translated to MHHHHHHGHHHDHHHHGHDHHHDNRTGLTIALAITVTILLLEFVGGLLTNSLALLSDAGHMLGDAASLALSLVAMWLAKRPPSPRKTFGYYRFEILAALFNGLTLFVAAGWIVLEAWERFWSPPAINGQTMMLIAAIGLFANLASAWVLMRKGDVKNNVNLRSAYLHVLSDALGSIGAILAGLLMSAFSWYLADPVISVIVAILILRSAWGVLSHSLHILMEGTPITVDKHKVEEVLTAIPGVINVHDLHIWTITSGLDSLTCHLLVREDAPHQDILKTAIRQIEEHFSIHHTTIQIETADFHHSRQHVH
- a CDS encoding amino acid permease, with the protein product MKPTDQQKTELTRGLTDRHIQLIAIGGAIGVGLFLGSAKSIQVAGPSLMFSYALAGIIIFFIMRALGELILYKPVAGSFSSYAHEFVGPWAGFFTGWSYWFMWIVTGMAEIIAVGHYMTKWFPNLPQWIPALMSLVFVYLINLVAVKFFGEFEFWFALIKVVTIIALIAIGLVIISVGLGNIPATGVSNLWSHDGLFPKGFVGMLLSLQMVAFAFQGVELVGVTAGEAQNPQKSIPSAINKVLWRIMIFYVGSLFIIMSIYPWNQLDPTQSPFVATFEKIGIPFAADIINFVVATAALSSCNSGVFSTARMLYSLSLSKQAPKAFSKLNSRQIPAVGLTVSALTLLIGVVLNYFVPEKAFVYVTSVALVGSLWTWGMIVVAHMKYRKAVKEKNLPEVSYKMPGAPFTNWLVLLFLALIFVMLGMDKDTRIAIYVAPFWFALLTVGYLYSKKRSAAEEKKENAVSGEPSTGRV
- a CDS encoding PTS mannitol transporter subunit IICB; translation: MSQANQAIDRNNRLQVGVQKFGRFLSAMVMPNIGAFIAWGLITALFIPTGWIPNEHLAQLVGPTIQYLLPLLIGYTGGKMIYDVRGGVIGALGTMGIIVGTDIPMFLGAMIMGPLSGWVLKRVDDPFRGKIPAGFEMLVNNFSAGIVGAVLTLCGYVAIGPVVATLTHTLSAGVEAIVKAGLLPLASLLIEPGKVLFLNNAINHGVLSPLGLKEAAETGKSVFFLLEANPGPGLGVLLAFWLFGKGSAKQSAPGAAIIHFLGGIHEIYFPYILMKPRLILAVMAGGMSGVFTFRTLQAGLVAVPSPGSIFAVAAMAPKGGLLPVLAGVTVSLAISFLVSAAFLKMSRDPEEGDLSRAAEQMEKLKGNRSDVVNQMMSREEARDVKKVVFACDAGMGSSAMGASILWKKFKDAGIDVEVTNSAINDIPQDADLVITQKTLTDRAKAKAPRAEHVSVDNFLNSPVYDELVRRLGK
- a CDS encoding ArsR/SmtB family transcription factor, with protein sequence MNKHEHDFLTDEAVNQTVLIFRALSDPTRIRILYLLAEEECSVGHIAELLDLSQSAVSHQLALLRSLRLVKSRREGRTVLYSCDDEHVIRMLHQTIRHVQHD